Proteins encoded by one window of Bubalus bubalis isolate 160015118507 breed Murrah chromosome 4, NDDB_SH_1, whole genome shotgun sequence:
- the MAPK8 gene encoding mitogen-activated protein kinase 8 isoform X4 produces MSRSKRDSNFYSVEIGDSTFTVLKRYQNLKPIGSGAQGIVCAAYDAILERNVAIKKLSRPFQNQTHAKRAYRELVLMKCVNHKNIIGLLNVFTPQKSLEEFQDVYIVMELMDANLCQVIQMELDHERMSYLLYQMLCGIKHLHSAGIIHRDLKPSNIVVKSDCTLKILDFGLARTAGTSFMMTPYVVTRYYRAPEVILGMGYKENVDIWSVGCIMGEMIKGGVLFPGTDHIDQWNKVIEQLGTPCPEFMKKLQPTVRTYVENRPKYAGYSFEKLFPDVLFPADSEHNKLKASQARDLLSRMLVIDASKRISVDEALQHPYINVWYDPSEAEAPPPKIPDKQLDEREHTIEEWKELIYKEVMDLEERTKNGVIRGQPSPLAQVQQ; encoded by the exons ATGAGCAGAAGCAAGCGTGACAGCAATTTTTATAGTGTAGAGATTGGAGATTCTACATTCACAGTCCTGAAACGGTATCAGAATTTAAAACCTATAGGTTCAGGAGCCCAAGGAATAGTATG tGCAGCTTATGATGCCATTCTTGAAAGAAACGTTGCAATCAAGAAGTTAAGTCGGCCATTTCAGAATCAAACTCATGCTAAGCGTGCTTACAGAGAGCTAGTTCTTATGAAATGTGTAAATCACAAAAAT ATAATTGGCCTTTTGAATGTTtttacaccacagaaatcccTAGAAGAATTTCAAGATGT TTACATAGTCATGGAGCTCATGGATGCAAATCTTTGTCAAGTGATTCAGATGGAGCTAGATCATGAAAGAATGTCCTACCTGCTCTATCAGATGCTGTGTGGGATCAAGCACCTTCACTCTGCTGGAATTATTCACCGG gactTAAAGCCCAGTAATATAGTAGTAAAATCAGACTGCACTTTGAAGATTCTTGACTTTGGACTGGCCAGGACCGCAGGAACTAGTTTTATGATGACACCTTACGTAGTGACTCGCTACTACAGAGCACCTGAGGTCATCCTAGGCATGGGCTACAAAGAAAACG ttgACATTTGGTCAGTTGGGTGCATCATGGGAGAAATGATCAAAGGTGGTGTTTTGTTCCCAGGTACAGATC ATATTGATCAGTGGAATAAAGTTATTGAACAGCTTGGAACACCATGTCCTGAATTCATGAAGAAACTACAACCAACAGTAAGGACTTATGTTGAAAACAGACCTAAATATGCTGGATATAGCTTTGAGAAACTCTTCCCTGATGTACTTTTCCCAGCTGACTCGGAACACAACAAACTTAaag CCAGTCAGGCAAGGGATTTGTTATCCAGAATGCTGGTAATCGACGCATCTAAAAGGATTTCTGTAGACGAAGCTCTCCAGCACCCGTATATCAATGTCTGGTATGACCCTTCTGAAGCAGAAGCT CCACCACCAAAGATACCTGACAAGCAGTTAGATGAAAGGGAACACACAATAGAAGAGTGGAAAG AATTGATATACAAAGAAGTTATGGACTTGGAGGAAAGAACCAAGAATGGAGTTATACGGGGGCAGCCCTCTCCTTTAG